A window from Deltaproteobacteria bacterium encodes these proteins:
- a CDS encoding DUF2887 domain-containing protein, whose translation MKTDSVFYHLFQSVPQLFFALLDRPTEQADH comes from the coding sequence ATGAAAACTGATTCCGTCTTCTACCATTTGTTTCAGAGCGTGCCGCAGTTGTTCTTTGCCTTGCTCGACCGCCCCACTGAACAGGCCGATCACTAG